From the Musa acuminata AAA Group cultivar baxijiao chromosome BXJ3-7, Cavendish_Baxijiao_AAA, whole genome shotgun sequence genome, one window contains:
- the LOC135643706 gene encoding probable transcription factor GLK2 isoform X3, whose translation MGSTCHDPGNSLLPSATAGGESMMQRFPAPPPVPGIVPQPMYRPIPPPVTDHSSSQLQLDAHPVDRESLVSCVQEGFTSCLPHGLFVSRMVWNSNVAV comes from the exons atgGGTTCCACATGCCATGACCCAGGGAACTCCTTGCTTCCCTCAGCCACTGCCGGCGGCG AATCAATGATGCAGAGGTTTCCGGCTCCACCACCTGTTCCGGGCATCGTCCCCCAACCCATGTATAGACCGATTCCTCCTCCCGTGACCGACCACTCCAGCTCGCAGCTTCAACTTGATGCTCATCCT GTTGATCGGGAAAGTCTTGTATCTTGTGTCCAGGAAG GGTTCACCTCCTGTCTTCCCCATGGATTGTTTGTTTCCAGGATGGTGTGGAACTCTAATGTTGCAGTGTAG
- the LOC135643706 gene encoding uncharacterized protein LOC135643706 isoform X2, producing MGSTCHDPGNSLLPSATAGGGNLLPALLIYFKVFAVLTFLMAESMMQRFPAPPPVPGIVPQPMYRPIPPPVTDHSSSQLQLDAHPVDRESLVSCVQEGFTSCLPHGLFVSRMVWNSNVAV from the exons atgGGTTCCACATGCCATGACCCAGGGAACTCCTTGCTTCCCTCAGCCACTGCCGGCGGCGGTAATCTGCTTCCTGCTTTGCTCATCTACTTCAAAGTGTTTGCTGTGCTCACATTTCTGATGGCAGAATCAATGATGCAGAGGTTTCCGGCTCCACCACCTGTTCCGGGCATCGTCCCCCAACCCATGTATAGACCGATTCCTCCTCCCGTGACCGACCACTCCAGCTCGCAGCTTCAACTTGATGCTCATCCT GTTGATCGGGAAAGTCTTGTATCTTGTGTCCAGGAAG GGTTCACCTCCTGTCTTCCCCATGGATTGTTTGTTTCCAGGATGGTGTGGAACTCTAATGTTGCAGTGTAG
- the LOC135643706 gene encoding probable transcription factor GLK1 isoform X4: MTQGTPCFPQPLPAARFPAPPPVPGIVPQPMYRPIPPPVTDHSSSQLQLDAHPVDRESLVSCVQEGFTSCLPHGLFVSRMVWNSNVAV, translated from the exons ATGACCCAGGGAACTCCTTGCTTCCCTCAGCCACTGCCGGCGGCG AGGTTTCCGGCTCCACCACCTGTTCCGGGCATCGTCCCCCAACCCATGTATAGACCGATTCCTCCTCCCGTGACCGACCACTCCAGCTCGCAGCTTCAACTTGATGCTCATCCT GTTGATCGGGAAAGTCTTGTATCTTGTGTCCAGGAAG GGTTCACCTCCTGTCTTCCCCATGGATTGTTTGTTTCCAGGATGGTGTGGAACTCTAATGTTGCAGTGTAG
- the LOC135643706 gene encoding uncharacterized protein LOC135643706 isoform X1, which produces MCDTASGAAASLAVVGLLSHHFRRHPIPPIGTTSIKVYARLSPCVCCLHLLQVASSFSVQGGREGWVPHAMTQGTPCFPQPLPAARFPAPPPVPGIVPQPMYRPIPPPVTDHSSSQLQLDAHPVDRESLVSCVQEGFTSCLPHGLFVSRMVWNSNVAV; this is translated from the exons ATGTGTGATACGGCGTCCGGTGCCGCTGCCTCCCTCGCTGTCGTAGGGCTCCTCAGCCACCACTTCCGCCGCCACCCGATCCCTCCTATTGGCACCACCTCTATCAAAGTGTACGCACGTCTCTCTCCCTGCGTCTGCTGCCTTCATCTACTCCAAGTCGCTTCGTCCTTCTCCGTGCagggaggaagagaaggatgGGTTCCACATGCCATGACCCAGGGAACTCCTTGCTTCCCTCAGCCACTGCCGGCGGCG AGGTTTCCGGCTCCACCACCTGTTCCGGGCATCGTCCCCCAACCCATGTATAGACCGATTCCTCCTCCCGTGACCGACCACTCCAGCTCGCAGCTTCAACTTGATGCTCATCCT GTTGATCGGGAAAGTCTTGTATCTTGTGTCCAGGAAG GGTTCACCTCCTGTCTTCCCCATGGATTGTTTGTTTCCAGGATGGTGTGGAACTCTAATGTTGCAGTGTAG